From a region of the Pongo pygmaeus isolate AG05252 chromosome 5, NHGRI_mPonPyg2-v2.0_pri, whole genome shotgun sequence genome:
- the LOC129038760 gene encoding LOW QUALITY PROTEIN: olfactory receptor 2B6-like (The sequence of the model RefSeq protein was modified relative to this genomic sequence to represent the inferred CDS: deleted 1 base in 1 codon) — protein MWINNQSSLGDFILLGFSDRPWLETPLFVIFLVAYIFSLFGNISIILVSHLDPQLDSPMYFFVSNLSFLDLCYTTSTVPQMLVNLQGPEKTISYGGCVAQLYIFLALGSTECILLAIMAFDCYAAICKPLHYPVIMNHRCCIHMAAGTWISGFANSLVQSTLTVVAPRCGQRVLDHFFCEVPALLKLACIDIRVNETELSVLSALLLLVPLTLILGTYVFIAQAVMRISSAESRWKAFNTCASHLLVVSLFYFTAISMYVQPPSSYSHDQGKIMALFYGIVTPTLNPFIYTLRNKDVKAAVRRSLTKEFWIKTR, from the exons ATGTGGATCAACAATCAAAGC TCGCTAGGTGATTTTATCCTATTGGGATTTTCTGACCGTCCCTGGCTAGAGACACCCCTCTTTGTAATCTTTCTGGTGGCCTACATCTTTTCCCTATTTGGAAATATCTCCATTATCCTAGTTTCCCATCTGGATCCCCAGCTTGACAGTCCCATGTACTTTTTTGTCTCCAATCTATCCTTTCTGGACCTCTGCTATACCACCAGCACTGTCCCACAGATGCTGGTCAACCTCCAGGGACCAGAAAAGACCATTAGCTATGGGGGTTGTGTTGCCCAACTCTATATATTTTTGGCCCTGGGTTCTACTGAATGCATACTTCTAGCCATCATGGCCTTTGACTGTTACGCTGCCATTTGCAAGCCCCTTCACTACCCAGTCATCATGAACCACAGATGCTGTATCCACATGGCTGCTGGCACTTGGATCAGTGGCTTTGCTAACTCCCTTGTCCAGTCCACTCTCACAGTGGTGGCCCCAAGATGTGGACAGAGGGTGTTGGACCATTTCTTCTGTGAAGTTCCAGCCCTTTTGAAACTAGCCTGTATTGATATTCGTGTGAATGAAACTGAGCTCAGTGTACTAAGCGCTTTGCTTCTCCTGGTGCCACTCACCCTCATCCTGGGCACTTATGTGTTCATTGCTCAGGCAGTAATGAGAATCTCCTCCGCTGAAAGTCGCTGGAAGGCTTTCAATACCTGTGCCTCACATTTGCTGGTGGTCTCCCTCTTCTACTTCACAGCCATCAGTATGTATGTCCAGCCTCCCTCTAGCTATTCTCATGACCAGGGGAAGATCATGGCTCTCTTTTATGGCATTGTCACACCCACCCTCAACCCATTCATCTACACATTGAGAAACAAGGATGTGAAAGCTGCCGTGAGAAGGTCACTGACTAAAGAGTTTTGGATTAAGACAAGATGA
- the LOC129038761 gene encoding olfactory receptor 14J1 yields the protein MVNLTSMSGFLLMGFSDERKLQILHALLFLVTYLLALTGNLLIITIITLDRRLHSPMYYFLKHLSLLDLCFISVTVPQSIANSLMGNSYISLVQCILQVFFFIALASSEVAILTVMSYDRYAAICQPLHYETIMDPRACRHAVIAVWIAGGLSGLMHAAINFSIPLCGKRVIHQFFCDVPQMLKLACSYEFINEIALAAFTTSTAFICLISIVLSYIRIFSTVLRIPSAKGRTKVFSTCLPHLFVVTFFLSAAGFEFLRLPSDSSSTMDLVFSVFYTVIPPTLNPVIYSLRNDAMKAALRKMLSKEEHPQRKMCLKAMFKL from the coding sequence ATGGTCAATTTGACTTCAATGAGTGGATTCCTTCTTATGGGGTTTTCTGATGAGCGTAAGCTTCAGATTTTACATGCATTGCTGTTTCTGGTGACATACCTGCTGGCCTTGACAGGCAACCtcctcattatcaccatcattaccTTGGACCGTCGTCTCCATTCCCCcatgtattactttttaaagcaCCTCTCTCTTCTGGACCTCTGCTTCATCTCTGTCACAGTCCCCCAGTCCATTGCAAATTCACTTATGGGCAACAGTTACATTTCTCTTGTTCAGTGCATTCTTCAGGTTTTCTTCTTCATAGCTCTGGCCTCATCAGAAGTGGCCATTCTCACAGTGATGTCTTATGACAGGTATGCAGCAATCTGTCAACCACTTCACTATGAGACTATTATGGATCCCCGTGCCTGTAGGCATGCAGTGATAGCTGTGTGGATTGCTGGGGGCCTCTCTGGGCTCATGCATGCTGCCATTAACTTCTCCATACCTCTCTGTGGGAAGAGAGTCATTCACCAATTCTTCTGTGATGTTCCTCAGATGCTGAAACTAGCCTGTTCTTATGAATTCATTAATGAGATTGCACTGGCTGCATTCACAACGTCTACAGCATTTATCTGTTTGATCTCCATTGTGCTCTCCTACATTCGCATCTTCTCTACAGTGCTGAGAATCCCATCAGCTAAGGGCCGGACCAAGGTCTTCTCCACCTGTCTACCACACCTATTTGTAGTCACCTTCTTTCTTTCAGCTGCAGGCTTTGAGTTTCTCAGACTGCCTTCTGATTCCTCATCGACTATGGACCTTGTATTCTCCGTATTCTATACTGTGATACCTCCAACACTCAATCCAGTCATCTATAGCTTACGGAATGATGCCATGAAGGCAGCACTGAGGAAGATGCTGTCAAAGGAAGAGCATCCTCAGAGAAAGATGTGCTTAAAAGCCATGTTTAAACTCTAA